A single genomic interval of Euwallacea similis isolate ESF13 chromosome 2, ESF131.1, whole genome shotgun sequence harbors:
- the rad50 gene encoding DNA repair protein RAD50: MALLDRVSIRGIRSFGPDTDQRVKFSTPLTLILGQNGCGKTTILESLKYALTSDLPAGTENGRGFINDPKLSNHAGTKASIKLKFKDSSNNSVTVAKFLEVSSKAGGKMTFKSTDPAIRWEDQDGKMHDIGGRCVDIDLYCSQKLNVSKAIINNVIFCHQENSAWPLDEPKKLKEKFDDIFGSSEYNKCVEKLRKLIKVKSNEIKVLKEQVQQKELIKRNTERLREELGDSELKLEGLQELVQEKRNEIQPLEEKLEEINVLIESFVAIQQEKASLETKLKGIQEQQEILKKHIVDEFEGSDNDLNTEILHFDTFQDSANQEIAKKERIKAVMDSKIQEMNKLLQNHQMSFGKLKQEEAQHLKRCGEMKDLIEKTTVKYEITVEEGETHNEFIYKLKTIRSGQELLYKNQQEAMETTQELKQTSINNVRVQLVSAEESLCVNNKQMDEMREKIRETKMKLNKLERYKIQLEEIDNNLDKIKQLLVKKEAGFNENAERQILEEMDDEINKKDLDQTKLDRDYKVLQQNSITEQKIAAEKVAVAEKQAEIASLRQKHEEDFDLLFGQNVPENKYESAVMQIQKRQEERVRSLSKNVTNCDRKIINLEAVVKHTDEKLRHHREELNRSKIKMENTCKGNDFSELLERTYNRREKLQREKGAFRSAKTLFEQFISEFQQNSPCCPVCLTDFSSKKSAVPGVITMLKAKIEDLPRKLDETESNLKREEELYNKLQQLKPISEVIETLEKRTIPELEEELHKIKERLDDAKLELVALQADLLEPKNIVEKCMKVISDAALLDRLDQEIKRSEQARETLSRDLVKVSSNRTLIDTETELSRVKSELANLRRLHKLKRASYDETKEDIQRLCSRMQMTLQKKLEAEKVVQERPSLDKQISEYRKVTSELEQNHKDVPEKISAMKDELSELKREHGEMIASNKTKLEKIRADIEECRRYIDEAEKLRNVIEQYEQGEKKGELERILQELGEYKNNISKLDDSQKILTESIMKNKEALANQESRLRYLKDNKELREKKVQSEALQNQYRELNRQKHSNSIIEERKKVRAEIDAKNTEINLKTGEMTSHKEIIRTKKVELNKKEHKESAIEHKLKYFELKTQTLAVADLKKYTEALEKSILKFHQERMVQINTAIRELWRNIYKGNDIDYVEIKTVDEIGGGAKRNYTYKVVQVKKGIELDMRGRCSAGQRVLACLVIRMALAETFSTNCGILALDEPTTNLDRDNIMSLSDVLSRIITMRQRQKNFQLLIITHDEEFLQALVRDQSISQYQKVERNAEGFSEIKTEII, encoded by the exons atggCTTTACTGGATAGGGTGAGCATTAGAGGCATCAGAAGTTTTGGTCCTGATACAGACCAAAGAGTTAAGTTTTCAACACCTTTAACTTTAATTCTTGGGCAAAACGGCTGTGGAAAAACTACCATTTTGGAGTCTCTCAAATATGCATTAACTAGCGATTTGCCAGCAGGAACTGAAAATGGTCGAGGATTCATCAATGATCCAAAATTATCTAATCATGCTGGAACAAAAGCTAgcattaagttaaaatttaaagattccAGCAACAATTCTGTGACTGTTGCCAAGTTTCTGGAGGTTTCAAGTAAGGCTGGTGGCAAGATGACATTCAAAAGTACAGACCCAGCAATTAGATGGGAAGATCAAGATGGGAAGATGCACGATATCGGAGGCAGATGCGTTGACATAGATCTGTATTGCTCCCAGAAATTGAATGTTTCCAAAGCAATAATAAACAATGTTATATTTTGCCACCAAGAAAATTCTGCCTGGCCCTTAGATGAgccaaaaaaacttaaagaaaagtTTGATGACATATTTGGATCTTCTGAATATAACAAATGTGTCGAGAAACTTAGAAAGCTTATTAAGGTAAAATCTAATGAAATTAAGGTTTTAAAAGAGCAAGTTCAACAAAAGGAATTGATTAAAAGAAATACTGAGAGACTAAGAGAAGAACTAGGAGATAGTGAGCTGAAGTTAGAGGGTCTTCAAGAACTAGTTCAAGAGAAACGCAATGAAATTCAGCCTTTAGAGGAAAAACTTGAGGAAATAAATGTCCTCATTGAGTCCTTTGTGGCAATTCAGCAAGAAAAGGCTAGTTTAGAGACGAAGTTAAAAGGTATTCAGGAACAACAAGAGATTCTAAAGAAGCATATAGTGGATGAGTTTGAAGGCTCAGACAATGATTTAAATACAGAGATATTACACTTCGACACATTCCAAGATAGTGCCAATCAAGAAATTGCCAAAAAGGAAAGAATAAAAGCTGTTATGGATTCAAAGATACAAGAAATGAACAAGCTGCTCCAAAATCACCAAATGTCTTTTGGGAAGCTGAAACAAGAAGAAGCTCAGCATTTGAAGAGATGCGGTGAAATGAAAGACCTGATCGAGAAGACCACtgttaaatatgaaattactGTTGAAGAAGGGGAAACGCACAATGAGTTTATTTATAAGTTGAAAACCATCAGATCAGGACAAGAATTGCTTTATAAAAATCAGCAAGAGGCTATGGAAACAACGCAGGAACTCAAGCAAACATCCATTAATAATGTTCGAGTTCAATTGGTCTCCGCCGAAGAAAGTTTGTGCGTAAATAACAAACAGATGGATgaaatgagagaaaaaataCGGGagacaaaaatgaaattgaacaaattaGAACGTTATAAGATTCAGCTGGAAGAGATAGACAATaatttggataaaataaaacaacttttagTCAAAAAAGAAGCGGGCTTTAACGAAAATGCAGAACGTCAGATATTGGAGGAAATGGACgatgaaatcaacaaaaaagatTTAGACCAAACTAAATTAGATCGCGACTACAAAGTCTTGCAGCAGAATTCCATTACCGAGCAAAAGATCGCTGCTGAGAAAGTCGCCGTGGCCGAAAAACAAGCAGAAATCGCAAGTTTGAGGCAAAAACATGAAGAAGATTTCGATCTCTTATTCGGGCAAAATGTCCCGGAGAATAAATATGAATCGGCAGTTATGCAAATTCAAAAACGGCAAGAAGAAAGAGTGAGATCGTTATCTAAAAATGTTACTAATTGCGATAGGAAAATCATCAATCTTGAAGCAGTGGTGAAGCACACTGACGAGAAGCTGCGACACCATAGAGAAGAGCTAAATCGCAGTAagattaaaatggaaaataccTGTAAAGGAAACGATTTTTCTGAACTGCTGGAGCGGACGTATAATAGAAGAGAAAAACTGCAGCGCGAAAAAGGAGCTTTTCGATCCGCTAAAACGTTATTTGAACAGTTCATCAGTGAATTCCAGCAAAATTCTCCCTGCTGTCCTGTCTGTTTGACTGACTTTTCCTCGAAGAAATCCGCAGTGCCTGGTGTTATCACTATGCTGAAAGCAAAAATCGAGGACTTGCCACGCAAGTTAGACGAGACCGAATCTAATTTGAAAAGAGAGGAAGAGTTGTACAACAAACTGCAACAACTGAAGCCCATCAGCGAAGTTATAGAAACGTTAGAAAAGCGAACCATTCCGGAATTAGAAGAAGAATTGCACAAAATCAAGGAAAGACTGGATGATGCCAAGCTAGAACTAGTCGCGCTACAGGCTGACTTGTTAGAGCcgaaaaatattgttgaaaaatgtatgaaagTGATATCAGATGCAGCTTTGCTGGATCGCCTGGATCAGGAAATTAAAAGAAGTGAACAAGCCAGGGAAACTTTGTCACGAGACCTGGTGAAGGTGTCTTCGAACCGCACTCTAATCGACACTGAAACTGAATTGTCACGAGTTAAATCTGAACTAGCAAATCTCAGGAGGTTGCACAAACTCAAACGTGCCTCGTACGATGAAACGAAGGAGGATATTCAGAGACTGTGCAGTCGAATGCAGATGACTCTGCAGAAGAAGTTGGAAGCCGAGAAGGTGGTTCAAGAACGGCCTTCGCTAGATAAACAAATCTCTGAATATAGAAAAGTCACTTCTGAGTTGGAGCAAAATCACAAAGATGTGCCAGAGAAAATATCTGCCATGAAAGATGAGCTAAGCGAGCTGAAAAGAGAGCACGGAGAAATGATCGCGAGCAATAAAACAAAGCTGGAGAAAATTCGTGCTGATATAGAAGAGTGCAGGCGCTACATAGATGAAGCTGAGAAACTCCGAAATGTTATAGAGCAATATGAACAAGGAGAGAAAAAAGGAGAACTTGAGAGAATACTCCAGGAGCTTGGGgaatacaaaaataacatttccaAATTAGATGACTCGCAGAAAATTCTGACTGAGTccataatgaaaaataaggaaGCATTGGCGAATCAGGAAAGCCGGTTGCGGTACCTTAAAGACAACAAGGAACTGCGGGAGAAGAAAGTGCAAAGTGAAGCTTTGCAGAACCAGTATCGAGAACTGAATAGGCAGAAACACAGTAATTCTATTATTGAGGAACGGAAGAAAGTGAGGGCTGAAATTGATGCCAAAAACACGGAGATCAACTTGAAGACCGGAGAAATGACCAGTCACAAG GAAATAATAAGAACCAAAAAAGTAGAACTAAATAAGAAAGAACATAAAGAGTCGGCAATAGAACACAAACTGAagtattttgaattgaaaactcAAACTTTGGCAGTCgcagatttgaaaaaatacactGAAGCCCTGGAAAAATCCATTCTAAAGTTCCATCAAGAAAGGATGGTTCAGATAAACACGGCGATTAGAGAACTGTGGCGAAACATCTATAAAGGAAACGATATCGACTACGTCGAAATTAAGACTGTGGATGAAATTGGAGGAG GAGCGAAGAGAAACTACACGTACAAGGTAGTGCAAGTCAAAAAAGGAATCGAACTGGACATGAGAGGCAGGTGCAGTGCCGGCCAGAGGGTGTTAGCCTGTCTTGTGATCCGTATGGCTTTAGCGGAGACTTTCAGCACCAATTGCGGGATCTTGGCCCTTGATGAACCCACCACCAACTTGGACAGGGACAACATTATGAGCTTAAGCGACGTCCTGTCGAGGATTATCACAATGCGGCAAAGGCAAAAGAATTTCCAGCTGTTAATCATTACTCACGACGAGGAGTTTTTGCAGGCCTTAGTCAGGGATCAGAGCATCTCGCAGTATCAGAAGGTTGAAAGAAATGCTGAGGgcttttcagaaattaaaacGGAAATCATTTGA
- the LOC136419386 gene encoding uncharacterized protein, whose translation MEAVQEDYPDCAEKICKIMQERDKEILQLDVRIKFMLNTIIEPAEREVKELERESQRNAELIKELDEQLEQLDFINASLGDNRDVQIQSVINHNTLEKMLAAQLLIEQRETARVVEEWRVFSEDAKLKLVEDPRQKELENARAEYLKVHIKLKMREMKIRESKRITAQKKEIQQRMYYNFFIRLAEDYVTERKLKELEVLKRQEVEAIRNLYELQEKVKLKQKFGTSSIKNISNIIFGSQELQVEKPTGVIQTVKSQKSAELMFNNQKLNALFQEEEIMPPEVPEKIRILDQQVLIPPVMEPLEPLPKKRTGHFCTNWLKKIKFGQSQDEVPSCRQTTNLQLDQNGFRDPEVHEDTSKVTVVSFIQECADLFSHYLTLCIETLQFRFSVMCEKPPESVEGCVKIPKEGLGLSSTSPSQIINRISEDQANNFQQQILQNLQCFGEKSQTTQALSDFVQSLPPSSKMSHELPSHDKTPLKPRSILTPTENKNASKSVLYQNVKTVRFNLESNQSKENNVPVFGQSPFRSGAPFVFSFDHANGSTVSEEQGSNAGFLSNSDAEAGEGENYECNFTTCADDVFSPNLSHLTDTAVEPLFNASEKQNVDSSGPSRFFSLFGSKPQFPFNY comes from the exons ATGGAGGCCGTCCAAGAGGATTATCCAGACTGTGCGGAGAAAATTTGCAAGATTATGCAAGAAAGAGACAAGGAAATACTGCAGCTTGATGTGCGAATTAAAT TTATGCTAAATACAATCATTGAACCAGCGGAGCGTGAAGTCAAAGAACTGGAAAGAGAAAGCCAGAGAAATGCTGAGCTCATAAAGGAACTTGACGAGCAACTTGAACAACTGGACTTCATCAACGCGAG tctcGGAGATAACCGAGACGTCCAGATTCAATCAGTAATAAATCATAACACATTGGAAAAGATGCTGGCCGCGCAACTTTTAATTGAACAGCGAGAAACAGCGCGGGTGGTAGAAGAATGGCGCGTCTTTTCTGAAGACGCAAAACTAAAACTTGTGGAGGATCCTCGCCAGAAGGAGCTAGAAAATGCGAGA GCGGAATATCTAAAAGTGcatataaaactgaaaatgagAGAGATGAAAATACGCGAGAGCAAAAGGATTACCGCCCAAAAGAAGGAGATACAACAAAGAATGTATTACAACTTCTTCATTCGGCTTGCTGAAGATTATGTGACGGAACGGAAACTCAAAGAATTGGAAGTGTTGAAGCGGCAAGAGGTTGAGGCGATCCGAAATCTATATGAGCTTCAAGAAAAGGTTAAACTGAAGCAGAAATTTGGGACTTCGAGCATAAAAAACATATCGAATATAATT TTTGGAAGTCAAGAGTTGCAAGTGGAAAAGCCTACAGGAGTCATACAAACAG TGAAATCACAAAAATCAGCGGAACTTATGTTCAACAACCAGAAGTTAAATGCGTTGTTCCAAGAAGAAGAAATAATGCCGCCGGAGGTGCCAGAGAAAATCCGCATTTTAGATCAGCAAGTTCTGATACCGCCGGTAATGGAACCTCTGGAACCCCTACCGAAAAAACGAACGGGACATTTCTGTACAAATTGGTTGAAGAAGATCAAGTTCGGTCAATCTCAAGACGAAGTTCCCTCTTGCCGACAGACTACAAATCTTCAGCTGGATCAAAATGGGTTCAGAGATCCAGAAGTCCATGAGGATACTTCGAAGGTTACTGTGGTAAGTTTTATTCAAGAGTGCGCTGATTTATTTAGTCATTATTTGACTCTATGCATAGAAACCTTACAATTTAGATTTTCGGTTATG TGTGAAAAACCTCCCGAGTCTGTGGAAGGTTGCGTCAAAATTCCAAAAGAAGGTTTGGGGTTGTCATCTACGTCTCCATCTCAGATTATAAACCGAATTTCGGAGGATCAAGccaataattttcaacagcAAATACTGCAAAACCTGCAATGTTTTGGTGAAAAGTCGCAAACTACACAGGCTCTTTCGGATTTCGTGCAA AGCCTTCCACCCTCTTCAAAGATGTCCCACGAACTACCAAGCCATGATAAAACCCCTTTGAAGCCGAGATCTATTTTGACTCCCACGGAAAATAAAAACGCATCTAAATCTGTATTATATCAGAACGTTAAGACTGTGAGGTTTAATTTGGAGTCGAATCAgtctaaagaaaataatgtgCCGGTTTTCGGACAGTCGCCGTTTAGAAGTGGAGCGCCGTTTGTATTTTCGTTTGATCACGCTAATGGTTCTACCGTATCAGAG GAACAGGGTTCAAACGCCGGTTTCTTGTCAAACTCGGACGCTGAGGCGGGGGAGGGCGAAAATTATGAATGTAACTTCACTACAT gtgCTGATGATGTATTTAGTCCCAATCTTTCGCATTTAACGGACACCGCTGTAGAACCTCTATTTAATGCTTCCGAGAAACAAAATGTAGATTCAAGCGGTCCAAGTAggtttttttccctttttggaTCCAAACCTCAATTTCCgttcaattattaa
- the LOC136419387 gene encoding pickpocket protein 28-like: MVKEDTLFVRPRKPISWASETVRQKTVPIFRLGENDFTATAPHSNLNLNAKDHLSISNPRPIYPKKISVNVKKTVVNQLQKYCENTTLHGLRYVADTHLSFGERIFWLISFSLAIGFAAYFISNIYVKWKSSPVIISFSPFDADLSSIPFPAVTICNMNQAKKSQAEEIIKHGSIVDKKLLDDSCNGNTTFDSTENIKWETLRNFLVRVGNSCTDILKLCQWGSQTIDCEDVFNNDLTDEGLCCSFNRLPPQKIFRNLKDISILNQTYPENVYDWNAEKGFKDMKYGEYIPRRPLGAGAHLGLTVILDAQVDNYYCSSTRSTGFKVILSNPIETPKMADFGFLISPGLETRVTIEPSIREATSSLRSVPIINRQCYFSNERPLQYYRTYTQRNCLQECQSNYTLRECNCIPYYLPKNNLSPYCGNRSNVNCTRRVKVDITNIKNGSYLDGDCQCKPACFEIIYKQVSSEVPLWPSNFNGYSVTLNDTRRTYSQQNCLLECQSNYTLNSCRCVPYYLPKNSLIKYCGKIEKQCVEQAKIDMETVEGNGSSCLCLPSCHFVEYSESKSYAKLSKEVSNDVVISSLSKKYFIRNMAVVQFFFYNSKFTKELKSELYGFTEILCNKHRRIAKFVSGLQFFKFSGAILLSDLKSNMPRG; encoded by the exons ATGGTTAAAGAGGACACCCTGTTTGTAAGACCTAGAAAACCCATCAGTTGGGCTTCTGAAACTGTGCGGCAAAAGACCGTTCCAATATTCAGACTCGGGGAAAATGATTTTACGGCCACTGCGCCACATTCCAACCTCAA cttaAACGCGAAAGATCATCTGAGTATTTCCAACCCGAGACCAATTTATCCTAAAAAGATCTCTGTGAATGTTAAGAAGACTGTTGTGAATCAACTACAGAAATATTGTGAAAACACCACATTGCACGGATTGAGATACGTAGCAGACACTCATTTATCTTTCGGTGAAAG aatattttggTTGATCTCTTTCTCCTTGGCAATTGGGTTTGCGGCCTATTTTATCTCtaatatttatgttaaatggAAGTCGAGTCCAGTGATAATCAGTTTCAGCCCCTTTGATGCAGATCTCAGTTCCATCCCATTTCCTGCCGTCACTATTTGTAATATGAATCAGGCCAAGAAAAGTCAAGCCGAGGAAATTATCAAACACGG ATCTATCGTTGACAAGAAATTATTAGACGATTCGTGCAATGGAAACACAACTTTTGATAGcactgaaaatattaaatgggAAACTCTAAGAAACTTTTTAGTAAGG GTGGGAAATTCATGCACTGATATTTTGAAACTCTGTCAATGGGGTAGTCAAACCATCGATTGTGAAGACGTATTTAACAACGACTTAACAGATGAAGGTCTGTGTTGTTCTTTCAATCGCTTACCACCGCAGAAGATTTTCAGAAATCT GAAAGATATAAGTATACTAAATCAAACTTACCCCGAAAACGTTTATGATTGGAACGCCGAAAAGGGTTTTAAAGACATGAAATATGGAGAATACATACCCAGACGTCCTCTAG GTGCCGGTGCTCACTTGGGATTAACTGTAATTTTAGACGCCCAAGTCGACAATTACTACTGCTCATCGACTCGTAGCACTGGATTTAAA GTCATACTCTCAAACCCTATTGAAACTCCGAAAATGGCTGATTTTGGTTTCCTGATAAGCCCAGGGTTAGAGACGAGGGTCACCATAGAGCCTTCGATAAGAGAAGCCACAAGTTCGCTGAGAAGTGTTCCCATAATTAATCGACAGTGCTATTTTTCTAATGAGCGACCACTGCAGTACTACAG GACTTACACTCAAAGAAACTGTTTACAAGAGTGTCAATCAAATTACACTTTAAGAGAATGCAACTGCATTCCGTACTACCTACCAA aaaataatttatcgcCGTATTGTGGGAATCGATCGAATGTTAATTGTACTCGAAGGGTGAAAGTCGATATTACTAATATAAAAAACGGAAG TTATTTAGATGGTGACTGTCAATGCAAGCCTGCCTGCTTTGAAATTATCTATAAGCAAGTGTCGTCTGAGGTCCCCCTTTGGCCTAGCAATTTCAACGGTTATAGTGTTACATTGAACGACACTAGAAG GACCTACAGCCAGCAAAATTGCCTTCTTGAATGCCAATCGAATTACACATTGAATTCCTGCAGGTGTGTTCCCTACTACTTGCCAA aaaattcgCTGATTAAATACTGCggcaaaatagaaaaacaatgCGTCGAACAGGCGAAAATTGATATGGAGACCGTAGAGGGAAACGG CTCTTCTTGCCTCTGTCTTCCGTCCTGCCACTTTGTGGAATATTCCGAATCCAAATCTTATGCTAAATTATCGAAGGAGGTTTCCAACGATGTTGTTATTTCCAGTTTGAGCAAGAAATACTTTAT taggAACATGGCAGTTGTCCAGTTCTTCTTTTACAACTCAAAATTTACAAAGGAGCTAAAAAGTGAACTGTATGGATTTACGGAAATTTTATGCAA CAAACATAGGCGGATTGCTAAGTTTGTGTCTGGGCTTcagttttttaagtttagtGGAGCTATTTTACTTTCTGACCTTAAGAGTAATATGCCACGTGGCTAA
- the LOC136416141 gene encoding transcription factor Adf-1-like translates to MMANEASVAEQNGEAYSKDFKVKVEVSTETKLDVGLLVETIKQYEFVFNTAHKDYKNAKKKALAWEEIALILNCPVEDCQRTWKSLRDRFIKEKNKGKFGPEAPESNWQYFNAMLFYGKYSKPRKMYTSNKNQQTEKDTLSRSFTAPPFWSMDNTVYSSPPTNQSEDDIEVTTPELQGATPFTSRGTTPSSSRDGFEGIPTKKRKTRERNEPEGILSLVKDILSSSLQSVTNNASIRPANANRAFADYVFMRLEEMDPQVAITKRHALFTTLEA, encoded by the exons atgatggCAAACGAAGCAAGTGTTGCAGAACAGAATGGAGAGGCCTATTCAAAGGATTTTAAGGTTAAAG ttgaagTATCTACTGAAACCAAATTAGATGTGGGTCTGCTGGTGGAAACTATCAAGCaatatgaatttgtttttaatacaGCTCACAAAGATTACAAAAATGCGAAGAAAAAGGCTTTGGCTTGGGAAGAAATTGCATTGATTTTAAACTGCCCTG tcGAAGATTGTCAAAGAACCTGGAAATCCTTAAGGGATCGcttcattaaagaaaaaaataagggAAAATTTGGGCCTGAAGCCCCTGAGTCAAACTGGCAATATTTTAATGCCATGttgttttatggaaaatacAGCAAGCCTAGGAA AATGTACACAAGTAACAAGAATCAACAAACAGAAAAAGATACATTAAGTAGATCATTTACGGCTCCTCCGTTCTGGTCTATGGACAACACGGTATACTCTTCTCCACCTACAAACCAGTCTGAGGATGATATAGAGGTTACCACCCCTGAGTTGCAGGGTGCTACTCCGTTCACATCAAGAGGTACTACTCCATCGTCATCCAGGGACGGTTTTGAAG GTATACCTACTAAGAAGAGAAAAACGAGGGAGCGAAATGAACCAGAGGGAATTCTAAGCCTGGTAAAAGACATACTATCTTCTTCCCTTCAGTCAGTGACAAATAATGCCTCTATTAGGCCAGCTAATGCTAATCGGGCATTCGCTGACTATGTATTCATGAGGCTTGAGGAAATGGACCCCCAAGTGGCCATTACGAAAAGGCATGCACTATTTACAACGTTAGAGgcataa